CCCGGGGCCCGAGGCGGGCGCGGCCGCCGCCGAAGCCATgagcggcagcagcggcggtgCCACCGCCCCGGCCGCGTCCTCCGGCCCCGCGGCGGCGGCCAGCGCGGCGGGCTCCGGCTGCGGGGGCGGCGCCGGCGAGGGCGCCGAGGAGGCCGCCAAGGACCTGGCCGACATCGCGGCCTTCTTCCGATCCGGTGAGTCCCCGCGGCTGCCCCGCGCGCTCGGCCGGCCCGGCGCGCCCCGCTCTCCGGCCCGGTACAGCCCTGCGCGCTCTCGTTCCCCGTCGCCGCAGCGGGGCTTAGCGATCCACGGCGGCGTGTCAGGTTGCCCACGCCGCCCGGGTGCTGCGGCTTGTCCCGGGCGCCTTCACTCGCCTTCCCGGCCCTCGCCCCTCGTGCCGGGGTGGACACCCCTCGCCCTCCCGCTGCAGTGGCCACGGCCCCGCGGGTTGGGGCGCCGGCTCTTTGTCTCTCGCTGGAGGGccgaggaggcggcggcggggaCGGCGTGGGCGGAGGCCGGTGTCCCGGAGGACGAGCTTCACCGGGGCCGGGGACAGCGGGGCTCTGCCCTGTGCTGGCCTTTGGGCCGCTGGTAGCTGGACCCCCGACCCCATTATCAGCGAGTGTCTTGGCTCGGGGTTCTAGCCTGTCATCTCGTCTTGGCGTATGGTTCTGTGACACGGGGGCAGCCATCGCACCTCGGCGCAGGGACCGAGGACGGTGGCCGAGCTGAGGTGGCGGTCGGATCGGCGGGTCGAGCCATTGTCTCCGGGGGAGGCCCGGGAAGGACATCTGGGACCGCGGTGGCCCTGGGGAGAGGTGCAGGGCTGGGGCTCGCAGACATGGCGTGGGTGGCGTGGACCTGGAGGCAGTGCCGGGTGGCTCGGGGTCCGCTCTGGCGAGCCGGGGttggccgaggaggaggaggctagCGCGGAGCCCGGCGAGCAGGAGGGGCGCGGGTGTGCGGCTCAGGGGGCGTGACGGGGCGTCCCGGGGACCCCGGTGACGGCGCCTCCTCCTGGCCCGGCCCGGCCCAGATCCCGCGCGAGCCGGGCTGGCGTCCGCGCGTCCCGTGTCCCCGCGTGCAGTCCGGTCTGTTGGTGCGTCCCGGAGGCGGCCGGGGGGACTGCAGCTCGGGGAGCAGTCCCTGGCGGGCTAGGCTCGGGAGTGAGGAGGATGCAGACTCCGCgctggagagctggagacagAGGTCCAGGTCGGGTCCCGGAGAGGCAGGAGGGCCGGGGAGGGCGCGGGCGGCTGTTCGCTGGTCTCCCGGAGGACTGCTGGGAGAGCCTCGGGGCCTGGTGAGCGGCCTGCACCGGGGTGAGCGCGGGAGGTTGATGGCTCAGGCTCTCGGTGGCTTCTTTCAAAGTCAGTTCCCAAATTGGGTGAGATCAGGGCGGCAATCTGGGTCACTGGGAGCTAGCAATTGAAGCGACCAGCCTTGGGCGAGGCAGAAGTTAGTAGGGCCGTTAGATATCTGGTGTAGTTCTGTCTTCTTGATCTTTGTCTGGCTGGGTTATTTTTGATTCATCTTAACCGATTGGTTATGACTAGACGTGACACATTCCGTCTCTGTGGTGTCAGCTTGGGTTTAATACACTCCCCAGCACTCCATCTCCCGTGAGGTCCTTGGAGAAAGCCGAGGTTTAGAAAAACACCAACTCCTTCAAATGAAAGCTTTAACAGTTTTTgaatctatgttttatttttggtgtgtgacTGGCTGGGTAGAGCAGAACTGAGCCATGCTTCCTCCATGCCCAGAAGCTctcgggttttttgttttttgtttttgttttttttctttttctatcatctGTCACAGAATAATAGATTTTGTGCAGAATTCAGCTTCTTGATCTTAGAAAGGTTCTTGTACCCTAGAGatggatttttaattaattaatttatttattttggtactGGTGATACTAGACTTTCTTAATGTCCTATGAACAGTTGAGGAATGGCTTATTTCCAAGATTCCCAAGACATGCTGGCCTTGattgcctctccttcctctgttcctgCTCTTATTTTTTTCGTAGTCCTCGGTTGCCTGTTCAGTTTAGAGTTCCTGTCCAGGTAATGCCACTTCATTATTCCTTTATTTCACCCTCCAAAGTGACTAGACGAACTTCTCTTTTAGTTATTGACTCATAGTCAGGAGCGAGGGTAGATTTTTGGGTTGGCCTCAGAAGAACTATCCCATCCCAGGAGCAGTGTGCACCCCTTTTAGAAGTTCTTTCTCCGCTCTGCACAGCTCAGAATCGCTGCTCTAGGTCTTAGTGGTTGGCATCTGGGCCAATGGTGTCTAGTACAGGATGCAAAAGGGGCTGGTAAGTTTGGCATGGGCACCGTGGTTGTAAGGATGGTCTTGGCTGGGGACTTCATGGACTAGGGCAGTTAAGGTAGGAAACCCCAGGACAGAGTTGACTGAAGGTGAATGCTGAGCAGAATGAGTTGCCATCCATCTGTATTGTCTTTAAGATGTGCATACGGGGAAAATGTGTTCCCATTGACTGAGGAGGGCAGGTGGAGTGTGAACATTCTCCACGGTATCTGAGCCTGGCCCTGAGATTGCCAGCATGCCGGAGGAGACTAAGGCTTTCTCTTGCTCACCTTTCCCTCCTCAGCCCTGCAGCTGTAGTTGTCTGTCCCCCCTTTCTGTTTGTACCTTCTTGCTTCTTTATTAAGCTTTATTTTTGTAGCCGTAGACTGAGACTGGTACCTGCAGTTGGAGGAACAGAACTTTTTAACGGAGCAGCTCAAAATAGAATGAGCTACTGTGTTACTTTCTTTCCCTCCGTGGAGGTGTTTGAGTAGAGATGCTGCCACCTGCCAAGAtttggaggtgggggctgggaactgggTGTCTACCCCAGAGAGTGGGGGAGATAGCCCTTGAGGACTGTTCCCCTTCCCTGGGAATGCTGTGGTCCCTTCACAGCTGTTAGTGCCTCCACATTGTTTTgcagttttctctgaatttcaggGCAGGAGTCCCCCAGCATCCATCCCACGTAAGGTCTCACTTCCTATGATGCTATTTCATTCTCCTTTAAATGCTTTATTGAAGAAAATTCCCTACTCACTTAGGTAATCCTGATCAGCCACTCTCCGGCTTGGCATATCCTGGCAGGCCTATTGGTGCTAAAGTGGGTTGAGTGGGTGGCtagcaggtttttgttttattttgttttttgcatatgTCAGTGGAATTTGGACTTCACCTTTCTTTGTTCGGAGTGGAACGTTGAAAAGGATAAGGAAAccttcaaaaccaaaccaaaacacagagATCCCACAGAATTGAGCTGGACCAGCTTTCAAATTTTACGGACGAGGCGTCAGACTTGCAGGGAGGTTGTATGACTTTCTCCTGGAGTGGAACTGGGTAGAGGTGGGACCAGGGCTGAGAACCCTGAAAGGACTCCGGTGCTCTTTCCCGGATGCCTATCATGGCCAGGATGTTGCTTACATTAGTTCTCAGTGCCCCTGGGACCAATCACTTTTATTGCCAATCTATTTTGGGTCCCTGTCCTTGTGGTAATAAATCATTCTTTCAGAGCTCCACATTTAACCTTGCTagagtgtgtgtatggggagggggCACTTACATAAATGCATTATTTTTAACCTGCCTGGCATGCTTTTGGTTGGCGTTAAATGAATGTGTGGAGAACAAAGGTTTGTGGTTATTCTGAAGCCATCATGCTGGGTTTCTCTCTTATGAAGTCTTATTCTGgatgcctttctgctttcctaGGATCTGTGAAGAGAATTGAGTGTGTCACTTTGTGAGGGAGCAACgtgcttttttttggtttttttaaatgctttgatATGATGGGTTCCTTATGGAGTACGAGCAAGCTTTTCTTCATATTTATGCTCTTAGTACCAGTTCAGTTGCAGGCTGCAGACTTGAGTTGCGTTCTGAAGCTTGGAAGCTGTGGCCGTTGAAGTTCTAAAACAGTGATTGTGTTCTGAAGTAGGTCCCTGGGACCCTCGACACTTTGAAAAGGAAAGCTGAAAAAAGCATTCCATGTTAGTGAATGCTGGCCTCTCCTTCTGAGGTGGTGTACCTACTGCTTTAGAGGGCTTTAAGGATTTACTTATctaaaatgaataagtaaatcaaTCCAGAAGTGACTTTCGAGAAATAACGTGAGCAGTAAAATTATCACTGAGAACAGCTTTCCACTGAGACATCGCAAACTGGCTTCTTGATGTGggatattgtattttttttttcccatttgcaaTTTAAGATTCAAGTGATGATTTAGCTGAAGCTATTTTAACCCTTTAAACTTTTCACcaagatttttaaatgaagtcaGTAGTGATGTTCAAAGTGAAATGTGGcttaattatgatttttttaaaagtatgattgAAAAATGCAACTAAGGTAGTTTTTTAAAagtccccccctccctcccaaggcagggtttcctctgtgtagccttgactatcctggaacttgctctatagaaaaggtaggtctcaaactcatagagatttgcctacctctgtctcctgattgctggatttaaggcatgtgccaccaccgcccagctttaaaAAGACTTTTTGAATGTTATGATGAATTTGGAATTTGTTCTTAATTGAAAGTAAGAGGTAATGTTTGACGTTATCAACTTAAATAAACTATAGCTGATATTTATTTTGCTAACTTGCTTTACTCTGCACTGAGAAGATAAAATTTTAATCTCATATTCTTGGCAGAATTCCAGAGAAAAGTCAGATTCTTAATCAATAGCCACActtacctagaaaaaaaaaaagtcacttatgTTGATAGAAGTGAGCTCTTTTATACTATTGAAAGCAGCAACGGTGACCTTCGTCATCCGTCATCAGTTCTACCATGGGGTGGTCTTTATTACCGTGAGTGCATTATCTTGACAGTAGCAGGCAGACAGGTCTTCGGTGGCCAGTGAAGTAAGCGTTTGGGTAGCAGCTCCACACCAGTGGAAGGACTTTTCTGCTTGGGTGTTCTGTCccttgtttctgcttctctcttctctgcccccCACACGTGGTGAACTGACCGGTGATTGAGGGATCTGCCTGGAGCACAGGTGTGCCTCGTGTCTTCACACGCACGCTTTATTTAATCTGACAGGGTGCAGCGGCCAGGAGGGGCCCACAGCTGGAGTAAGGTCCTCTGAGGAGCTGTTCGCCAGAACAGTAGGCCAGGAATGAACGCGTGGATGGGAAACTTCCAGTGACCACTGGGGAGCTCGCTGCTGCTTTACTTTGCAGCTGGAGCCGTTCTGGGATAGCCCATGCCTGTGTCTCTGGATTGATAAAAGCAGCCCAAGGCAGTGGGGGAAGGATGTACCAGTCTGAAtgtgtggctctctcctctgccttctgtccCTGAGTCTTCCTGATCTCTGGCGTTAGATTTCTCCTTCCcccagagaaatcttgtcttaacCAACACTCCACCAAACCCCAGCCAACCCGTACTTTACCTCTTATAGAGACCAGTATCTCCAACACGGCTCTCCCAAGGTTGTGATGTATTAGGGGTCACGGGCAGACCTTCTTGTTTATAGGAAATCTCGCTCTTAACATTTATGGTTAGTGTGTAAATATTCAGTTTTAATTCTTAGTCAATGGTAGAAACATTTAATTTCCCTCGTCGTTGTGTTTTGACCGTAATTTCCTCTTTCTATTCCCTATCCATGTAAGGAAGCCCCTTAAGATCCAGATCAGGCGCCTCCTGCCCTCTTGGGAAAGCTTGTATGCATGTCACTGGGGTGAGGAGCTAGTGAGAGGCTCACTTGGGGTGGAGCTGCAGGAAGAGGATGGCCTCTTGAACTGTCTCTCTCCCGAGACTTTGCCCCCTGTGGAGTGGTTCGTCTGATGGCACATGTGCTGTGGGGGCCAAAGATCTGTTGTTGATAAATGTACTTGACTTTCAGATCACTAGCCACATGGCTGCGATTCTCTTGGGAGGGGATTGCAACGTCACCTATAGACAAGTGTGATGTATTAAGTCCATCACCCCATTTGGGTGTTTCCTGGGGAAATAAAAATCCCTTCCTGGGTTTGCACGAGAAGGGTGGCTCGGGAGAACTGTCTGGCATGTCAGCAATAAGTAAGGTCTGGTACTTAAAGCCCAGGTCACTTGGCTTTCAGTACTGACAGTTAGCATTTCCGATGCTCTAAGTGTTCCCTCTCGGGTGGCCTCGGCTGCTGGGCAGAACAGGCAGAGTAGCGCAAGCCGCAGGGTCTGCAGCGCCCCAGCACTCCTGGCATTGAAGGCGGCTTTCTAGGGGTGAGTGGTGCTTTCAGAGACAGGCCGTCCTGCCCCTCTGTCCATGGAGCATCCCTGTGTTTGCTAACTTTGCAGCTACCCACTTCTCATTCTGAGGAGTGAGTGAATTGTTAATGTGTCCATATCTCCCCCACAGAAGGCCTGTAACCATAAAGTAAACAACTGTTCCTGAACTTGGAAATATCATTCATTCACATGTGCAGTTCACATGTAAAGGACAATCTCCGATATTTTTAGATAAGAGTTTTGggtacttttttctttgttggtttcCATCTTTGTTTTGTTCCGCTTCCTCTTCTTACACTGACCTCATAATaccttttaatttattcatttttctgtctctttctctgtctctctctctgtgtgacacacacacacacatacacacacacacacacacacacacacacagagagagagagagagagagagagagagagagagagagagagagagaatgagaatttgACTCAAAAGCATACCTGTTATTCTGAATCTACCACACAAGAGCCGTTTAATTCCAGCCCAGCCCTCCAGGGAAAGCTGGTAGTCTGTTAGTATTCTCTCTTCCACTGGCCACTCAATGCTCTGATTTGTCAGGTGCTATGTaagatgctcttttttttttttttttttttggactaaaATCTCCTCTTCAGCATTTGGTTGGTGCAGTTTTGGGTTACAGATGAGCCTGTCAGCTTCTGAGCGTGAATGGCCTGCCCCATTTCCCTCTATAAAGACACATGTTCCCTTTATTTTCCtaacagagggagagagtaaaATGACCACTGTATGCAGCATCCTACAGAGTCTggattatcattttaaaatttaatacgtAGGCTTTCTCGATCCCCGGCCATCTCGGTGGCTGGTCTTGGTTGGGGGCTGTCCCGCacctaaggcaggaagatggtggcCACAAAGAAAACGAAAAAGTCTCTGGAGTTGATCAACTCTAGGCTTCAACTTGTTATGAAAAGTGGAAAGTACATCCTGGGGTACAAACAGACTCTGAAGATGATCAGACAGGGCAAAGCGAAATTGGTTATCCTCGACAACAACTGCCCAGCCTTGAGGAAATCTGAACTAGAATACTATGCTGTGTTGGCTAAAACTGCTGTCCATCACTACAGTGGCAATAACATTGAATTGGACACAGCATATGGAAAATACTACAGAGTATGCACACTGGCTATCATTGACCCAGGTGATTCTGATATTAGAAGCATGCCAGAACAGACTGGTGAAAAGTAAACCAGGACATTTCCCTTTAATAAAACTTTACcagagctctttaaaaaaaaaataatacatagaTCCTTGGGTGTTGATGGTCAAAGCTATAATTTAGCAGTGCAGTACCAAATAAAAGTTGAGTGAAAGATTTCAGTATATAGCAAGCATTTCCCTGTGTTTGTTTGGGCTCTGTAATTTcgtttctgcttcttttttcttaCCTAATTCCAAGAGATGCTGCTTTCCTACAGATAACACAAGTAGCCGCAGATATCCAAGTGAGGTGTGATGGCCCCATTGTTTTATTCAACTCACATCTGTTGCAGACTACAGGGAAGTCTTGATTGAAGTGTGGTTCCCATGTCTTCGGCTGTCTGGACTTGGATCTAAGTGCTGGGAAATGTCTGTGGCTTTAAATGCAGTGTTAGAAGGGTGGGAAGGGCAGGGCGAGCCAGCCAGGGATGTTCCCTGGGCCATCACCATGTTATACATTATAATGAGCCCTCAGGCTTCCTGTCCAACTTAGGAAGAGAACAGGCGGGCATGAGGCGGACAGAGGCCTGGGAGCTTCCTTTGGAGAGTCTGTTTTCCTAAGTGACTGTGGGCGTCCTGACTTGTCTGTGTAGAGCTGTTTTGTTGTCCACTCTTCCTTTGCTGTTTTTCATGTATAAGCAGACTCTCTTGAGATACAGTGGTCGGGAGGAGGCTCATTTCTCCCATCTCTTTAGTGAGGCAATTCTTGGGCATTTGTTTTGGGCTCCACTATTTGTGAGGTTGGTGTTCATCAGCCTCACTTTTTCTGGTCTCCTCGTAGTTGATAGACAGCATGATCCTTATGGGATTTTcaaaaattttcagttttatttcttagcatttaacaatttccagaattaagAGAACAGAATTGAGCTGCTGTTTAGTGTGAAATTGTGGGTTACTTTTGACCCACAGTAAGTCTTTTATTTCAAAGTAACAAAGGTAATACAAAGGGCAGGTCCACATCAGCTTAATTGAATTGTAGCTTCATTGTTACTTTTGCCTGTTCAGGATGTTTAGTTGGCTGTGTCTTCACTGTTAATTACATTTAAAGTTACAGTTACTTGGAAGGGGAAGAAACCATTTTGAGAAGTCAGAACTCATACTCTGCAAAGAGCTTTACTCTGATTTCCTGCTTGTTACCATTTTACTGTTTgccttgtctgtctctgtgtggatTTAGATACATTGTTTCTGTACTGTTTTGGTTCTGAACCGTTTGAGAGTAAGTGGCAGATGTGGTAATGATGCCCATTGCCTCTgaatcagtgtttctcaacttgTGGGGTAGCACCTAGCtcacataccagatatttacattaccattcataacagtagcaaaattacagttatgagtagcaatgaaatgattttatggttgggggtcaccacaacatgagaagctgtattaaagggtcacagcattaggaatgttgagaaccactgctctaaatggTTCTGTATTTGTTTCTAAGAACAAGAAAATGTCCTGATGTAATGATGAAGATCAGGAAATTATTGTTactactttttttgagacagtatttcattAAGTAATCTGGCtagtccttgaacttgtgatcttcttgaTTTGCccttcttggtgctgggattatgggtctGTAGCACTGTATTTTGTGAGTACAATAACATCACATAAATGTACCAACTtaataaaattctatttgttCCAGAAATGCCCTTTtaacaattaaggaaaaaaaataatggtcCATGATCATTTTAGGGCCACGTATTACATTTAGTTTTTATAGGTCCATGGATGCCATTAATGAGACAGTCTCCTTAGTTTGTCTTCTCTGTTACCTTGATATTATTGAATGTTTGTAGTGATGACCGTCTGTCAGTTGAGATGTACTTATTAGATTCCAGCCAAGGGGTTTTTGTCAGGAGGGCTTCCTATAACACATGTCTAGGAGCAATCCCACTGCACCCAGCTGCCCCCTGCATCCAGTTGCCTCACTGTCATCCAGCTGCCCGCACATCAGCTGCCTCACTGCCATGCAGCTTTTCCCCTGCATCCAGCTGTTTTACTGCATCCAGCTTCCCCTTGCCATCATCCAGCTTGCTCATTGCATCCAGCTACTCCACTGTATCCAGCATGTCCCTTGCATCCAGCTGCTTCACTGCCATCCAGCTGCTTCACTGCACCAGCTGCTCCTCTGCATCCAGCTGCCTCCCTGCCCTCCAGCTGCCCCACTGCACCCAGATGCTCCTC
The Peromyscus leucopus breed LL Stock chromosome 11, UCI_PerLeu_2.1, whole genome shotgun sequence DNA segment above includes these coding regions:
- the LOC114692442 gene encoding 60S ribosomal protein L30-like, with translation MVATKKTKKSLELINSRLQLVMKSGKYILGYKQTLKMIRQGKAKLVILDNNCPALRKSELEYYAVLAKTAVHHYSGNNIELDTAYGKYYRVCTLAIIDPGDSDIRSMPEQTGEK